DNA sequence from the Colletotrichum destructivum chromosome 9, complete sequence genome:
CGACGTCAAACTCGACAAACCGTTGGAGACCAAGGTCGATCGAGGCCCGTCCAAGCCCACGAGCAAAGCACCCGATAAGCCCGCAAGCTGTAAGGGCAAGCGACTCGAGGCTCGCGTCAACCTCCGCAACAAGGACATCACACGCGTCATCACTCAGGGACCTGCGAGACAGGAAATTGTGCGGAGGACCTGCTACGGAGACACCCACGGCCAGGCCTGCTACCACTACAAGTCCGTCATCGATCGCGACAATAAGCTCAGCAGGCTCACGTGCCCGGGCCAAAAGATTGGGGAGGCGTTGCGTCCGGTCGTCGGCTCCTACAACAAGCAGCACAACACAGACTGGAGCAGCGGCTGGCTACAGCAGGACAATCTCGTTTGCCAACGCGACGAGTACCCTCCCGCCGACATCTGGCGCAGCCGCGACGACAAGGCGGTGTGGATCCGACTGCTGCCCCAAGCCAGCAACGGAGGCGCGGGACAGCTGTTCGGCGGGTGCCCGGAGaagcaggacgaggagctcatCCACGAGGGCTTCCACACCACGGAGAACGTCGGGTGCCGCGTCGTTACCATCACCACGCGCCGCGTCCGGGCCGTGGAGAAGGTCATTGAGCTCAAATTTGACCGCATGGGCGGTATGCCGGCCGACTACGGCATCGAGGAGAACCCGTGCTGGCCCAAGACactcaacaacaacgacccCGGCTTCGCGCTGctcaacaacgacgactGGTACAAGGGCGCGGGCCGCGCGCAGCAGCGCGGGTACCGGCAGTATTACTCCAAGGAGCCGACGGACATGTTCACCCTGGACGCGAACGGGGTGGCCAAGGTGAACATCCACAAACGCGGGTGGACGCCACCCCGGAAGCGcaaggcggacgaggtcaagAGGCGGGAGGTGGACCCGCTGGACATTGTCGTCAGCGAGGGCAACACCACGCGCCAgccgacggaggaggagctgctggaggacTTTGGGCTGGTCCGGTGTAGGGACGGGTCCTGCGAGAAGGAGATGCACGACCTCGGGTACGCGTCTCTGCCGGTGTCGGGCATgaagccgacgtcgccgccggagacggaggcgtcgacgacgatggcgatggcccTGCCGACGTCCCTGTCCGGGGtgctggcgacggcggccgacgtTGCGAAGGCGGCTGCTGCGGTCATCACCGCGGCCCCGGAGTAGGATGCGGAGTGGGTGTGAGACGGGTCAGATGTCGCATGTTGCTAGTTCTAATGGCAATTTTCCTCTGCGCTGGCAAGTGAGATAGGCAGAGCATGTCTGTTATATCACTATAGAAAAGTTTGGCGGCAAGAAACTGGGCATTCCATTTCAACTGGTCTTACTGACATGGAGAAAGGGGTCTTGACGAATATATCTCCCAGCAAGTGAGGGCTCTGTGGAGATTAATGGGCAGACCGGGTCAGTACAATGGATGAGACAGTTTTTGTTATCGGTTGCTGTCAGATATCGCATCAGAGGCAGGCGGGTAAAATTATCCAAGTGCATTTAGGTACCGCTGCGGCCTCAGGTTTGGTGCAcgactacctaggtagtcgCCCACGAAACTTTTAAGGTGGGACATCCATACTTGGTTAGTAAGCATTGCTGCTCTAGCTCAGGCTCGCGTCACCCATGCTCCGTGATGCTCAGGATTTAAATCACCTCAACCACCCCCTTCGACAGGATACAAGTCAACCGTCCACTCACGACCAGCAGTCTCGTTGGACGTGTGCCATATCACTGTATTCTACCTGGCTCTTCGAGTGACAATTCAGTCGAATAGAAAAGCGGTCGGTTACACCACCCTGAGGTATTGGGCTTCACTTTGCTAGATTATCCTCGTTTCCAACACCATTTACACCCTTTGACACCACGTCATACACCAACATGATGCCCCTTATCGTTCCCAGGGCCAGCCCCGGTGGGAAACATTAGATGAACCCTAAACGGCTTTTTTTGTTCGTCGAATTTCGCCGTCTCTTCATTGCATTTGCCCTTGGCTGGCGCGGTTCCGGGAAAGCTCACACTCAACTGCACCCTTGCCGGAGCCTCCCCCGCAGCGTTCTCCAAGGGCCATCCAAGCGCGAACCACGACTGACATGAATAGGTGACAGCAACATACATGGCCGAGCTTTCTCTACGTCGACATTTTACCGGCCATTCTCTGGAGGACCCCCAGCCCGTCCTGGCTCAAACTTCAGAGACACCAGACCATTCTCATCAACTGTGAGAGGAAAGTAGTAGTTGCTAAGCGAACCTGGGTTGCTGGACAGGCTGGCCTCCACATCTCGCCGCGACGGCACACTCAGTCGAGCAACTTCATCTCTTCTCTCACCAGTCCTTCCGTATCCGCATGccatgccgccggcctcctgGGCTTCCTCCGATACCTCAGACCCCTCACCTTCACTCAACTCAGAACCAGACACGTCGCTGTTGTCCTGCCTGTCCGTGCTGTCATACGACAACGAGGGCGGGATATCGAGGTTGAAGAAATCGATGTAGTAGTCTTGGACGTCATCCGGGGCTCCTGGGATATGCAGTGGCCCTTTAGGATGCCAAAATTCCTCTATCCAGCGAACGAACCCTGGAAACAACGGGTGACAGAGGTTCTGGTAGTATCGACTGTCTCGTTCGTCGAGCCATCGTCTGGCGCGATGGTGGTGTATCGTCCAAGATTGAGCCGCGTAAGAGAGAAACTCCTTAACCTCCGGGCTCGTCTCTCCCGGCTGTGAGCTTTTCGACGGCTTGGCCAGACAGTAGAGAAAGGCAACGCATATTTCGAGGAGGATCGCATTTGCGCCAGCGAGGGAGAAGGTATGTTGGAATGTTTCTGGCTGGAACTCGAGCGAGTACGTGCAGAGTCCTTCATCGGCAGCCTCTGTATTCTCTTGGGATGCGGCTGCATGTCGTGGCTTGTTCTCGGCCAGGAGGAACTCGCGCGCTGTCTCGTGCACCAGATACACCTTGTTCCTGATGATTCGCACGAAGTGGCCGCACAAATGCTTGATATGGTTCTCGTAGGGATACACGAGCTCGTACTCAACGTCGTCGAAACTCAGCCGTCCGGGAAGTTTAGGCCTTTTCTCGGCCGGCGTATCTCTCAAGTTGTCCTCCTCGGGAACTACAGCAAGTGCAATGCTAGTTTCTTCGACAGTAAGCGGCCTAGTGGCTGCCAGGACGAGGTTGAGCATCTTTCGGGCTTTAGGTAAGTCCGGACGTGAAGCAAGTAATGCTGCGTAGACGCTGTATATGCTTCTCGTCCTGACGATATCATCGAGCTCCCGCCGCGATGCACCATTTTCTACTTTCTCCTCCAGCAAACTAATCACCAGCGATACCCAGAGAAACGTACGATCGGCACGCTTGACAAGCTCGTCTTGGAGGTTCTGAAGCAGGCCGACGGGAAGACCGCGATCAATCAGATCCTCAATCTTGGCTGCGACGACCTTTGAGATGTCGCTGCTGATGGCCCCTGTTTCGTCTTCCGCTCGCAGGCGGATCATGCTGTACGGCTTGGACGTTTTTCGCGAGGCCAGATTATTCGTGGACTTGCGGGGCTTATCGAGTGCGACTTTGATTTGGTTCTCGTAACGGCTCGATATGAATAACCTAAGTTGAGGTTTTTGCCCGACCTTGTTAGACGCCCCTTCCTGCGCTTCGAAGTAGTTGGTTATGCATCGCAACAATACCCCTCTCGACTGAGGTTCGCactcgtcgaggccatccaAGATGCAAATGGTGGGATTTGCATCTTTGTGTTCGATTGAAGAAATGAAAGCCTTCCACAACGTCTCCACGGCTTCAAGGTTCCCACCTCGAAGCTGGCTCGCTGCATAACTGGCGAGGTTCTGCTGTTGGCCGTATAGCTGGTGCAGGATGGCCCGAATGCCAGTGGCAACCTCTGACTGCTCCAGGTTGTCGGACTTGAAAAAGAAGTAGCAAACGTTGGTTTTGTCGCCACGAGACGTTTTCATGATGTGGTCGATCAAGAATGAAGCGAGAACCGATTTTCCGCAACCGGGATCGGCTGACATCCACAACAGAAACGAGCTTGCCGATTCCAACCAGGCCTTATACGCAGGCTTTTCCAGAATCCAAGTGCACGTTCCCTCTACCGGGGACGGATTTCTACTCTTGTGAGCTTCATAGTTGGACGTGTCCAGCGCCCTCATCAGGCTGTCCATTTCCAGAAACGTCGACGTTCGCGCCGTCCGAGCCATGGCGTCCAATCTCGATTTGACGACCTTGAATCTCTTTTCGTTGAAATCGCCGAATCTGCAGATCCCCCTATGGTCGCTTTCAATCGGTATTTTAATTTCTGCCTCGAGTCCGAGGATGGCAGATTCGCGCTCTACGACCTGTGACGACCGCCATGAGCATGTCTCGAGCACCCGAAGCCGCGCGACGAGCAAAACTCACCAAGGCGTTGAGGAAATCCATCTTGCGCGTCTCGTAGCAAGAGACAATATGCAGGCCAGAGCAGCGGTCCAAGAACGACCTCGATATCTGAGTGAGCCTGGAATTCGGCTCCAGATCTATCGAGAGTTGCGCGTTCGTGCTCGTTCCCAGAGACGCCATCCTGAGAAGTCGCGCCGTCTTGGTGCTCCAGTTTGCCAGCGAGGAGCCCTTGTGTGGcgtgccgaagaagaagacgccgTTGATGTACTTGGCCAGGAACATGTACTTTTCGCTATCAAGCGCTCTCAGGTAGGCCTGTCATCACAAGACAGTCGTCAGCTGCACTTCAAGAACCGACGGGGGCTACTTACCTGCTTGAACACGAGCCCTCCGAGAGAGTGACATATGAAAATCAACGGGCGCTGGCTCTCCTCGactgtctctctctcggcaAGCAGACACTCCAGCAGCTGGTCTCCGAAGTCCAGAACATCGGATGTCGACTTGCTGAATTGGAGCTTCGAGTTGTACGAAAACGACATAACCCGCGACGCGGGTACAATTCGGGTCACATGGTCCTTGAGCCAGTTCGTCCCGGTTGCCTCATCGGTCCATGTCCGCAGGTAGTCTCCGTTCAACCCGTGGATAGCGATAATGTCGATAGCCTCGGTTGCCGCTGAATCTCTGTCCACAATAGTGTGCAAGCCATAGTCTGGTTTttttgatgatgatgccgtcgaCTTGCCGGACTGGCTCTTCGACCTGGAGAGGAAGTTCCACTCCATAGTTATGGCTATCAAGGGGAGTTAGGGCAGGAACAGCACGGTCATAGTCAGGATAGATCCCTCTTTCCTTCGTTCTTGCGATCTGCGGGGTTCAAGTCTTATCACGTGGGTACTTATGCACAACGGGCAGGCAGCTGCACCTTCGTTGTTGGTTGCATTCCCACCCGATGGTGATTGGCTAAGGACTTACACGTTTCAACACACGATAACTGCCGCCGATTGAGCAGCAAACCCAGTACCTTTTCCTCGTAGTTCGACGACCATCCTTTTTAGTACTATCTCAGCGGTGACCATCAGTATCGCGAACAATGAGCGCTGAAGAGTTCCGCGCAGAAACCGATAGCGGGAAGGTGTCGGTCGACAACCACCACGAGGTGCTGCGGGTAGCTTTCGAATATACCATCGAGGGGCTGCGGGACGGCACTGGGATATTCAACGTTATTGATTGGCTCCACGCCGCCAAGATGTCATTCGGGAAGGGTATCAATCAGATGTTCAACCGGTACGATACACAGAACAGGAGAATTGGAGCAAGAGAATAACACGATGATAGAGGCTAACAGAAGAAAGCACACTGGATTTGTTCTACCTGGCGCAGATAGCAGCCGGCATCTACCTCATCTTCGATCAAGTGAGCGTATTCAAACTCTCCTCAAAATACTTTGACTGGTTCTACGATAATAGTCTATTAGTTACCTAGTAATTAGTCATATAGTTAATAGTTTAATAGGTAGCTCATATAGCTTAACGAACTAGTTATCTTGTCTATATAAATGCTGTGCTGCCTGCACCTTGCCTTGACTGTTAGTAGGGCGCTACTGCTTGTAACTTGTTAGGTCTTAACATCCTGCCGTCAGCCTGCAGCACCTTGGGCTAGGGGACTGCTACCAGCGACCTCACACTAGGGGCTCTGCCTGGAAACAAGTCTTGAACGAGACGTGGCCTCCAGGTTACTGGTCTTCGTCAACTGGTCCTCCGCCCGGTACCAGTACCAACAACCGGCTCTTTTCCAGGCATGGCATTCGCCATTGCACAGGTGCTTGAGTGCTGGGTTCTGGTGCTGGCCACCGGAATCAGGGACAGTAAAGCCACCACGTTTAAGGTATCGGGCACCAGCCAGTGTGCTGCGGCGCAGTAAGCATTGGGGCGGCGCTTGGAGCCTGGAAGTGGGCGCTGACCCGTGGCAAGTATACCCGAGGCATGAAACGATGCCAAGTGCTACGCTCAGGGTTGATCACCCAGCCTCACCCGCCCTCACCCTCAGCTCAGGTTAAAGTGGCCAGAGCTTTGGCCCCGCACCTAATTCAAATTCGTGGCGGCATTAGTTATCGAGGGTGACAATTTAGGTGTAGCTAAGGTACCTAGCTAGTTCACTTCTCCCCTTTACGCGTGAGGGGTCCCGTCCCGCGTCAATTAAAGGAGCTTCCCATCGCGACTTTTCCATTGGACATTCACCCACTGGTTGCCGGGTTGACTGGCAAAGCTTGCTCGAAGGGacgcagccagccagcacTCTGGGGGTCCGGTCGCAATTCTATATGCACACTCACCAAGAGAAACCGCTTGAGCATCAACTCTAAATTTCTCAGTAGAAAAATCAAGTTTGTTTAGAGTCTCAGTCACGATGCTCATTGGAATCTGTGGCGGTGAGTTGCAAACTCACTCATCTTGGTGCAAATTCGTTTCTAACACCCAACAGGCATCTGCTCCGGCAAAAAGACCGTGGCTCAGTACTTGGTCGAGCATCACGGCTTCAAGCTGCTCCGTCTGGAGGACCCTTCGTCGCCTCCGCCACGGAACGAGTCTCCCGCAAATACCGCATATAGCGAGACTCCGGCGTACAACGAGCCACCGGTGTCGCAGCCGCAGTCGACGCCCAGGAGCCCGGCCCCGGAACCCGCGCCGTCCACCGCGGGTCACGACGATTGGGACTCCCAGCCCCAGCcttccaagaagaagggcaagaagaagaagacggcgggccTCCAATGCTTCGTCTGCAAGCAGGAGGGCCACATCAAGACCGAATGCCCCCTCCGCGCCCAGGACACGACCGCCGTCGCtgtcaacggcaacggcaacagcAATGGCGACGTCACCACCAGGGACGACGAAAGCCCTGCCAGGGACTATACCCCGCCCATGATCGTCAGCGCCTACGCCTTGGTCACGAGGCCTTCTCAACCCCCCCAGCCGCCGCATGCCAACAATAGCTTCCACGCACCGGCCCCTGGCGGCCAGGCCCCTGCCTCGagccggcagcagcagcagcagcagcagcagcaccagctcaccttctcctccgccgacgccctcgtcgacttcGTCACGACCCGGTGGCAGTCCCGCTTCGTCACGACCGACGTGCACaacgaggccgtcctcgacaccCTCTCGCGCCGGCCCTTCTTCATGCTCATCTCGGTCGACGGGCCCCTGACGGTCCGCCACGCGCGCTTCCGCGCCCTGCACAACCCCCACTGCACTCTCGAGTCCTTCGCCCGCGCCTCGGACAACCACCTCTACGACCCGGACCACGGCATGCAGCCCCTCATCTCCCGCGCCACCGTCCGCCTGCTCAACACCTCGTCCTCCCTCGCCCATCTGTACGCCACCCTCGGCAagctccagctcgccgacccCGTCCGCCTGCGGCCCAGCTGGGACGCCTACTTCATgtccctcgccgagctcgcctcCCTGCGCTCCAACTGCATGAAGcgccgcgtcggcgccgtcctcgtcggccgcgAGAAGCGCGTCATCTCCACCGGCTACAACGGCACGCCGCGCGGCTTGCGCAACTGCTCCGACGGCGGCTGCGCCCGCTGCAACTCGGGCAACTCGTCCGGCGTTGGCCTCGCCACCTGCCTGTGCATCCACGCCGAGGAGAACGccctgctcgaggccggccgcGAGCGCATCCGCGAGGGCGCCATCATCTACTGCGACACGTGCCCGTGCCTGACCTGCAGCATCAAGATCTGCCAGgtcggcatcgaggaggtcgtcTATGCCCACGGATACAGCATGGACtccgagaccgccgccgtcttcgcgcAGGCGGGGGTGAAGCTGAGGCAATACATTCCGGTAAGTTTTGTTCCCTTTCTCTTCGTCCCGAAAAGAGGACTTCTTGGCAACCGGAGCAGCTGCTCACAAAAGAACAGGCCCCCAACGGATTGATCCACCTAGAGAATCTGGAAAACCTGGAGCTCTACTGAGGTGGTCTTATATCCAGGCGTATGAACTGAGAACCTTGATGGCCCGCGATCGGGGTGGGGTGGGCGGGCATTATGCCCTCCAAAGATATGAACGATAATGACATCAAAATACAAACGCAACATCTTACACGTGAAGATGTTTGTCTTTCTACATGCGCGATAAGAGTTTCTGCATCTCTTGGGTGTCTCCATTGCGTACTCTCACACCAGCCTGGTATCAACTAGCCTTTGAGGCTTGGTAGTGAGAACGAGCCTTCAGACTTCACCCCATCGCACACCGTTGTGACAGTCAGTTTACGTGTCGCAAACGAGTTCTCGTTTCACCAAAGTGTTCGTACAGCAGTCAACGACACAACAAAAACCCGCCCTGGAAACGTCGGATTGCCTAGGCGGTTTCGGGAGTGCCCGACTTTCGCAACCTTGTCTGAACCTCCAAGTGCAGGCCCTCCGTACGTTTGGCTATTTAGGATTTCGAAAACCTGCCAACTTTGAGACAACTTTCCGATAACTAGGGTTCATTGAAGGCTTAGCATTTTGGGCTGACTGGCCTGTCTGCGAGCTGCTTAGAGGCCAATGTCTCAAGAAGTTGCCTACATCCCCAAGGTTCTCTGTCAGAATCAAGTCCTATTATCCTCGATGAAACCAGACATGCAGTTGAGCCTCCATGCTGtgtaaaaaaaaaagttctCATGGTTGTATTGTGATGCTTGTAAGAAACAGTCGACTGGTAGACGAAGAACACGTCCCGTAGCAGCAAACCCCCCATAACGCCGACCAGACTGCAGGACATCCACCCCATGCGGCATGCGTCAAGTCCAAACAGCTAATTCCTCGTCCCCTTTCCCGCGGGGGAAAACAAGGTCCCCGTCCTCGCGCAAGCAGCATACTTTACTCCCAAAGCGGCCTCCTCCAACCTCGAGAAGAGGCAGAGCAGGAGGTGCCAGTCGGTTGATCCCCGCGATTGCCAGAAGGACAAGCgagaggagctcgacgcggcccgtctcgaagacgaagaggaggacgaggagtgAGCGCCTTGGCCACGATTGCAGATGGCGATTGTGGGGTGCGTCTGCATCGGCTTCACACGCGTGTAGATGTTGTAGTCTGGCTTTAGAAGGGGGTCCAGCTTGTTCGGGCTTACGGCATGCGAAGTTGTAAAATGGAAGAGAGGAAGTGCACATTGAACAACCCCTCCGGAGAGCCAAATCCCAGCAATCAATGCTTCTGGCCGCTGCTCTTCAAGACGGACACCGTGACGGGGTCATCGAGCCCCGTGACCGGACCCAAAGCCCCCATTAACACCGGCTCTCAGCCCCACCCAAGCACCGAATTCGACCGCCCGACCTCTCCAGACCCGCACATCATGCGGCCCGGCATCCCGAGCCTCCCTAATGTCACCACGGTCGTCCCGTAGCTCCACTCAGCCAACGCACCTCCTGCACTACGAACTCAGGGCGTCCTTCAGAGCCCACCCCTGCCCGAGTGACAATCTCACCTCATCAACACCTGATCCAGTAAAGCAGACACTCACAACCCCCTACACACCACCACAGAAAAACCCGAAGCTGACATGCCTTTAGCTGCCCGAAggacagacacacacacacacacacacacacacacagatACACACACAGATATACACACAGATATACCTACGGTTCCAAGTCCCCGGGGCGGGAGATACATAACAAGGGTGGCTTACAAGGTCACACCACCGTCACGCAcctcccttctcttccccctcctaCCCTCTGGATGTTGACATTACTCCGGCCCAGCGCTGCGGGTCTCGGCACTGTCGGTCGCTGCGTGCTGCATGCAGCCTTGGGCCCCCGAAGAGTCTCCTCAGCCCGTCGCATGCGACGGGCCTCACGCTCCCTCCCACTTCCCGCTGACGCACTACCACGCTGGTTCAGGATCGCTTGCTGGAAAAACCGGGCTGTGGACATCCCCCTCTAACctgtttgtttctttttttttcgaCGAGAAAAGCAGAGATTTTGCATTGATATACTAAGGAGCTTGAACGTAGACGCATTTTCTGAATAAATCAAGCTTCTTCAAAGACGCAGTAAACCCGCCCCCACGACTCGACATTTCGTGTAAATAGAACCCACGATTACATCTGCCGATCGTAACGGAGACGCAGTCCGACTGGAAAAAAAGcaggaaaaaaaaaaggaggtATCGACTCCCGGAACAAAATCCCAACCCCCAAGCCATGGACCACAAAACTCCGAACCAATGCCTCCTCCTGTACTGGTAACACGTTTCTTTCCCCGAATCATCGTTGCGCAAACCGGTCGATTAGTAttagtgtgtgtgtgtgtgtgtgtgtgtgtgtgtgtgtgtgtgtgcgtgccCGGAACTCCGTCCTTGCTCCAAGATGGGGTGCGGTCGTCGTGCCATACGAGCGGCGCGATTCTGCTGCGCAACGCCGCAAGCGTCGGCGGTCATCCGGGAGATGCGTGACGGCTCGAATAGTAGAGTAAACTCCCCTCGAGAAGCCCCAATGAACTGTGAAAAAACAACGACTCTGGAGGGGCGCGGCGCTCCGCTCGGCTTTGGGGTGCGTTCGTGTAGACAGGCGCCACGCTGCATGCAgtccgcccgcccgcccgccaccTCGAGAtccccatccatccagcGTGTCAACCTTCACAGCCCGGAGTCGTGCTTCGGCCACTGCGCCGTCGGGTAGTACTTCCTCCAGGCGTCGCAGGTGGGCGCGATGGAGGCCAGGTCCATCGACCCCGCGATCTCGGCCCCGCGCTCGAGGAACTGCACGCTGAGCCCCATGCTGACGTGCCAGGCGATGTGGCAGTGCATGAGCCACGCGCCCGGGTTGTCCGTCCGGAACGCGATGACCATCCACCCGGACCCCGGCAGCTGCGCGACGTCCCGGCGGACGGGGTTTTCAAAGTTCAGCGgggccccggcccccgcgAACGACCCCGCGCCCGTgccgagcagcaggaagTCGTGGCCGTGGAGGTGGATGGGGTGCGGCACGGGGCTGGCGTTCTCGATGATCCACCACGTCCAcgcgtcggcctcggggaTCTCGATGATGTTGGCGCGCCGCGGCCACGACGTGTTGCCCTCGGCGATGTACTCGAGCGTCGGCTTGTCCCACTGCACGTCCATGTCGCTGCCGTTGACCGTCCACCGGAAGACCTTGTTGCCGTTGATCTCGGGCTGGCCCAgcgcgacgtcgaggacctgcttcttggcgtcgaactcggccttggGCGCGGTCCTGGCGAGGACCGGGGTGAAGCCTGTCGAGTCGGCGCAgcccaggccggcgggaggcGTGCCCTGGTCGACAGGGAGCCTGTCGGGGGCCCCATCgtagaagaagacggccgccggGTGCGGGTTCCTGGACACGCCGCAGAGGCCGCCTCCACCGAGGGTGGCGTTGAACCAGTAGTTCTCGGTCTTcttgtcggcctcgatgatgaCGTCGTACCGCTGGCCGACGGTCATGAAGAGGctgtccttgacgacgggcTTGACGGGGACGAGGTCCGTGGCGATGACGGTGAAGTTGTGGCCGACCAGGGACACAGTGAAGGTGTTGTCGACCGAGGTGTTGATGAGCCGCAGGCGGTGCTTCTTGCCCGGCGTCAGCCTGGTCTTCTGGTActgtccgccgccgccgccgcgcgggTTGATGTTCTTGCCGTTGAAGAGGATGTTGTcgctgggcggcgggggaCCGCCGTTGGACACGAGCTCGGCCTGGCGCTCGAGCCGGTCCGCCGTCTCGTAGTACCAGTCGCTGATGACGTACgggccgaggtcgatgtcgtaATCTGCAGACGCCGGGCCGTTGATCTGGATGGCG
Encoded proteins:
- a CDS encoding Putative multicopper oxidase, second cupredoxin domain, multicopper oxidase, copper-binding protein → MLSISMSFSLGAALLASLTHANPIRSVEPRQAGCGSHGPGNRACWNGDFNLDSDFEILTPPQGKLRTFDFTLSNLSDVAPDGVHKPAMLINNQFPGPTIEADWGDFVQIHVHNQLQHNGTSFHWHGMHLRGHNDQDGANGVTECPIPPGQSKTYSFQLTQYGTSWYHSHFSAQYGNGVAGAIQINGPASADYDIDLGPYVISDWYYETADRLERQAELVSNGGPPPPSDNILFNGKNINPRGGGGGQYQKTRLTPGKKHRLRLINTSVDNTFTVSLVGHNFTVIATDLVPVKPVVKDSLFMTVGQRYDVIIEADKKTENYWFNATLGGGGLCGVSRNPHPAAVFFYDGAPDRLPVDQGTPPAGLGCADSTGFTPVLARTAPKAEFDAKKQVLDVALGQPEINGNKVFRWTVNGSDMDVQWDKPTLEYIAEGNTSWPRRANIIEIPEADAWTWWIIENASPVPHPIHLHGHDFLLLGTGAGSFAGAGAPLNFENPVRRDVAQLPGSGWMVIAFRTDNPGAWLMHCHIAWHVSMGLSVQFLERGAEIAGSMDLASIAPTCDAWRKYYPTAQWPKHDSGL
- a CDS encoding Putative Zinc finger, CCHC-type, cytidine and deoxycytidylate deaminase domain, cytidine deaminase, coding for MLIGICGGICSGKKTVAQYLVEHHGFKLLRLEDPSSPPPRNESPANTAYSETPAYNEPPVSQPQSTPRSPAPEPAPSTAGHDDWDSQPQPSKKKGKKKKTAGLQCFVCKQEGHIKTECPLRAQDTTAVAVNGNGNSNGDVTTRDDESPARDYTPPMIVSAYALVTRPSQPPQPPHANNSFHAPAPGGQAPASSRQQQQQQQQHQLTFSSADALVDFVTTRWQSRFVTTDVHNEAVLDTLSRRPFFMLISVDGPLTVRHARFRALHNPHCTLESFARASDNHLYDPDHGMQPLISRATVRLLNTSSSLAHLYATLGKLQLADPVRLRPSWDAYFMSLAELASLRSNCMKRRVGAVLVGREKRVISTGYNGTPRGLRNCSDGGCARCNSGNSSGVGLATCLCIHAEENALLEAGRERIREGAIIYCDTCPCLTCSIKICQVGIEEVVYAHGYSMDSETAAVFAQAGVKLRQYIPAPNGLIHLENLENLELY
- a CDS encoding Putative P-loop containing nucleoside triphosphate hydrolase, alpha/Beta hydrolase, translating into MEWNFLSRSKSQSGKSTASSSKKPDYGLHTIVDRDSAATEAIDIIAIHGLNGDYLRTWTDEATGTNWLKDHVTRIVPASRVMSFSYNSKLQFSKSTSDVLDFGDQLLECLLAERETVEESQRPLIFICHSLGGLVFKQAYLRALDSEKYMFLAKYINGVFFFGTPHKGSSLANWSTKTARLLRMASLGTSTNAQLSIDLEPNSRLTQISRSFLDRCSGLHIVSCYETRKMDFLNALVVERESAILGLEAEIKIPIESDHRGICRFGDFNEKRFKVVKSRLDAMARTARTSTFLEMDSLMRALDTSNYEAHKSRNPSPVEGTCTWILEKPAYKAWLESASSFLLWMSADPGCGKSVLASFLIDHIMKTSRGDKTNVCYFFFKSDNLEQSEVATGIRAILHQLYGQQQNLASYAASQLRGGNLEAVETLWKAFISSIEHKDANPTICILDGLDECEPQSRGVLLRCITNYFEAQEGASNKVGQKPQLRLFISSRYENQIKVALDKPRKSTNNLASRKTSKPYSMIRLRAEDETGAISSDISKVVAAKIEDLIDRGLPVGLLQNLQDELVKRADRTFLWVSLVISLLEEKVENGASRRELDDIVRTRSIYSVYAALLASRPDLPKARKMLNLVLAATRPLTVEETSIALAVVPEEDNLRDTPAEKRPKLPGRLSFDDVEYELVYPYENHIKHLCGHFVRIIRNKVYLVHETAREFLLAENKPRHAAASQENTEAADEGLCTYSLEFQPETFQHTFSLAGANAILLEICVAFLYCLAKPSKSSQPGETSPEVKEFLSYAAQSWTIHHHRARRWLDERDSRYYQNLCHPLFPGFVRWIEEFWHPKGPLHIPGAPDDVQDYYIDFFNLDIPPSLSYDSTDRQDNSDVSGSELSEGEGSEVSEEAQEAGGMACGYGRTGERRDEVARLSVPSRRDVEASLSSNPGSLSNYYFPLTVDENGLVSLKFEPGRAGGPPENGR